From the genome of Bacillota bacterium:
CAGGTCGAAGGCAAGAGCACCGGGACGATGCAGGGTTCTTAGCCTACCTATGAGGAATGGAAACTCCGAAGTCCGGAAAGGGTAGGTTCGTGCTGCACGAGTTCTTAGCCTACCTATGAGGAATGGAAACCGAATTCCGCGCTTCGGTGGGACATCGAGCAGGCCATACAGGTTCTTAGCCTACCTATGAGGAATGGAAACCCTTGGTCGGGAGTGCAGGACCCCACGCCGCGACCCATAGTTCTTAGCCTACCTATGAGGAATGGAAACACGCGCCACACTACATACCTGGGGGCAACCTCAAGACCGGTTCTTAGCCTACCTATGAGGAATGGAAACGCGCCGGTGCGAGGTTGCGAACCGGTCCGGCGCGGCGTTCTTAGCCTACCTATGAGGAATGGAAACCAGGACATAATCCGGGGGATCCTCCAGGACGAAGAGGGTTCTTAGCCTACCTATGAGGAATGGAAACAGCTGCTCCCCGCGGCGATAAACGAGCGACCCGAAGGGTTCTTAGCCTACCTATGAGGAATGGAAACTGCGCCCTCACCGTCTTCGCCCTCGGCTGCCTTGCGGGTTCTTAGCCTACCTATGAGGAATGGAAACCCTGATCCACGGCGTGGGACTCTATCTCACCTGCCAGTTCTTAGCCTACCTATGAGGAATGGAAACATTCCCGCCTCGCGTCCGGACTGCGGGCGGGCGGCCGGTTCTTAGCCTACCTATGAGGAATGGAAACTCATCACGGGCGACCCTTACGCGGACGATCTTGACCGTTCTTAGCCTACCTATGAGGAATGGAAACTACGGCCCGCCGCCGGAGCCGGAGGCGAAGGCCGACGGTTCTTAGCCTACCTATGAGGAATGGAAACAAGGCGACGGGCCGGACGGCGCTCGTGGAAGTCAAGGTTCTTAGCCTACCTATGAGGAATGGAAACGCAGCATCCTCAGCCCTCCTCTCCCGCACCCATCTCGGTTCTTAGCCTACCTATGAGGAATGGAAACTTCTTCCCCGAAGATGTCCTCCACCCTACACTGCAAGGGTTCTCTTGTTGGAGGTGAGGATGATGCTCCCGCGGGTGTATCGCGCGCTGACGAGTCGGAAGGACAGCGTTGCCCCCAGCGAGTCCATTGTAAGGTAGCCCAGCTCGTCGATGATGAGAAGCTTCGGTGCCGTGGAGAGTCAACCGTGCGGAGGCGAAACTCGCAACCTCGCAACAAAAGCTCCGCGTGGGGAATCATAGAGGAGGTGATCTAGAATGCTGAAAACCATGAACAAGATCCTCGACCTCAGCCTCGGGGCTCTCCTGCTGACAAAAGAGAAGATCCAAAAGGTCGCGGACGAGTGCGTAAAGCGTGGCGAGCTCGGTCGCGCCGAGGCAGAGAGACTCGTCTCCGAGCTCACGACAAAGGGCGAAGAGGGGCGCGCGCGTCTCAGCGAGCTGGTCTATGGCGAGGTTCGCAAGATAGTCGATGACCTCGGCCTCGCTACGAAAAAGGACCTCGCCGATCTCGAAGCACGGCTGCGCCACCCGCAAGGCTGACCCTGCCTTGGGCCCAAACCGGGAGAGCAGGCTCAGGCCGCCGAGGCACGCGAACCGCCCCGGTCGCCCGGGGACACACCACAAGCGGAGCACGCGCGCCGGCGCCGCTTGAGCCTCACCTCCTCCGGGGGGTCTCGACCTGATGGGAATTCTTCGGAGCTACGCGCATCTGGTTCGCTACCGCGAGATAGCCCGCGTCGCTGCACGCTATGGGTTTGGCTTTCTGGCCGACCTTGTGGGGCAGGCCGCTGGCTTCGCCTTCCCGCGGCAGCGGCTCGAGCCTGCCCGCCCCGGCGTGTACCGACTGTCACGCTGGGGACGTGTGCGCTGCGCGCTGGAAGAGCTCGGTCCAACCTTCGTCAAGATCGGGCAGATCCTAAGCACCCGCCCGGACATTGTGCCGCCCGCCCTCGCCGCAGAGCTTGAGAAGCTCCAGGATCAGGCAACGCCTTTCTCGTTTTCCAAAGTGGAATCGGTTGTAGCCAGCGAGCTGGGAGCAGTCCCTGACGAGGTTTTCTCCACCTTTGATCCGGAGCCTATCGCCGCCGCGTCCCTCGGTCAAGTCCACACGGCCCGCCTGAGAACCGGTGAAGAGGTTGTAGTGAAGGTCCAAAGGCCGGGTGTGGAACGCGTGGTCCGCACCGACATTGAGATCCTCAGGGAAGTGGCGTCCGTGGCTACCCGCCGCTCCCGGCTAGGACGCGTGTATGACCTCGTGGAGATCGTCGATGAGCTGGCAGCCACGCTCTTTCAGGAGCTCGATTACACAGCCGAAGCCGCCAATGCGGACCGCCTCGCCCGCGCCTTGAGCACGGACCCGCGCATCGTCATACCTCGATTATACTGGGAATACACCACGAGGCGCGTCCTCACTATGGAGCGAATTCACGGGACGAGGCTCACGGAATTGGGCGCAGCGAAACATGCGGCGAAGCCCGGTGCCGACACCGAGGCCGCCGAGGCCGCCGGTCCGCCGGAGGCCGCCCGCACGGGACCCAAGACGGCGGGTGCGCCGAGGAGGGCCGGGGAACCGCAACTCGACACGCGTGCCATATCCAGAGCGCTTGCCAATACCATCCTTGAGCAAATCCTGGTCCACGGGGTGTTCCACGCGGACCTGCACCCTGGGAACGTGGTAGCGCTCCCTGACGCGCGAATCGCCCTCCTCGACTTCGGGATGGTGGGAGTTGTCCCGGACGATTTGAAGGAACAGTTCGGCGGCTTTCTCCTCGCCGTCGCGGCCCGCTCACCCGCGCGCCTTGTGGCGGTCCTCCTGAAGCTGGGTCTCGCGCCGGCCGGAGTAGACACAGGGTCGCTCACACGTGACGTGGACGCGCTCTTGCGAAGGTATTACGGTGTGCCCGTCTCCCAGCTCTCAGTCGCCGAGCTCACAAAGGACGTGCTCGATGTATGCGCCAGGCATCACATCAGAGTCCGACGTGACTTCGCTTTAGTCCTGAAGGCCCTGACCGCAGTTGAAGGAACCGTTCGCTACATCGACCCATCGTTCAACCTGGTGGAGGCGGCCGAGCCTTTCGCGAAGCGTCTCGTGCGCGAGCGGATGAAGCCTGCATCTGTTCTGAAAACCCTCGGTAAGGCGGGTGCCGACTACGCAGAATTCCTGGCGCACCTGCCCACAAGACTTGATCGAGTGCTGGACCTTGCGGCAAGCGGACAGCTCAAGGTCAAGTGGGAGTTGGAGGGCGCGCGCAGGGTTTTCAAAGAACTGACCCTCCTGGTCAACCGGCTCGCCCTGAGCGTGGTGCTGGCGAGCATCATCGTCAGCACCGCTCTCATCGCCCAGTCCGCGCCTGCGGTGCTGATATGGCGATTTCCTTTGGCCGAGGCAAGTTTCGTGCTCGCTCTAGTCTTCGGGGTTTGGCTTGTTGTGTCCATCCTGCGGTCGAGACGATTCTGATGCCTGTCCCCCTCTGCCCTCGCTCCTCGTCCGCTTCTCATGCGCTCATGACGCTCTCCTCAGGGTCTGGGATGAGTTTCCGGGCGAAACATCCGATAATCCATGTCAATTCCCCTGGACATAAAGAGTATAATCTTATATATTTATATTGTAGCCGTTCTCTCATTCAGCGATGACGGCATGGCACTCTTGAGTTTTCCCACATCGTTCATGTGGACCCGGACCGGTTGAGACTCCAAAGAGCGTCGCCGCGCCGCCGCCGCTGCAGGAATTGACGGCTGCTCTTAACCGGCGTGCCTCTCGCCACAACGAGAGTCCTTGCTTGACAGAGGGGGTTCCAGTGTGGTTCACCCGGGCATCGACAGGGCAAAGCCCGTGCCCCTATATCATCAGTTGAAAGAGTCTCTTCGCGAGCGAATAGAGGCCGGGGAGTGGTCTCCGGGGTCGCAAATCCCCACGGAGAAAGAACTTGCCGCCGAGTATGGCGTGAGCCAGATAACTGTGAGGCAAGCCCTCGCGCGCCTCGTCACGGAAGGCCTGGTGGAGAGGTGTCAGGGGCGGGGCACATTTGTGTCACAGCCTTCGCTCGTGCAAGACATCCTGGACCTTGGAGGTTTCTCGGCGGGATTTGCCAGCGCCGGCGTAGGGATCGAGACCCGGTTGCTCGGTGCCGGCATCGTTCCTGCAAGCGAGGGCGTCGCCAAGCACCTGAAGCTGAACCAGGGCAGCCCCGTCATCGAGGTCCGTCGCCTCCGGCTCACGGGCAACGGTGTGCCCATATCCCTCCAAACGTCTTACATGCCCAGCGACCTCTGTCGCCCCGTCCTGGAGCGCGACCTTGCGCGTGAGTCTCTCTTCACCCTTCTCACCGACGTGTGCGGTCTTGAGCTTGCGCGGGCAGAAGAGGTGCTCAGCGCGGTCGCGGTCGACGAGTACGAGGCGAAGATCTTGCTCGTGGCCCCTGGGAGCCCCGCCTTCTTAGTGCGAAGGACGACGTTCGACAAGAACGGAACCCCGGTTGAGTTCGTAAAATCCGTGCTGCGAGGTGATAGATGCAAGTTTACAGCGACGCTGACTCCGAGGGCAAACGGACGAGCAAGCGGAATGCGGGTGGAAACGGGGATGAGCGCGAGCCCCGCGGAAAGAGGAGAGCAGACGATCGGGATCAAGACGCAGGTATCCTGACAGTATTCACGTTTCGGCATGTTAACCTTTCGGTCGGTTCTGACGCAATGCCCACAAGGACAAGGAGGAAAGGCCAATGGGAACGAACCCCAAAGTTGAAGGTGACCTGCGCAAGACTTACTGGACTCCTAGGCGTGTCGCTCGGATGGCAATATTCGTGGCGCTGAGCGCCGTAGGCTCAATCATCAAGATTCCGAGCCCGACCGGCACGGTAGCGCTTGACTCATGCCCCGGCTACTTCAGCGCAGTGTCTTTCGGCTGGCTCGAAGGCGGGATCGTCGCCGCGATCGGGCACATCTTCACGGCAGCCACGACCGGCTTCCCGCTCAGCGTGCCCGTTCACATCCTGGTCGCCGTTGAAATGGCCGTCTTCGCCGCAGCCTTCTGGTGGATCAACAAGAGGCTTGGCATCATACCTGCGATAATCGCGGCCACGTTCCTGAACGGGGTGGTGGCTGCCTTCGTGATGGTCCCGATCGGCGGCATGGGGCTTGCGGTCGGGCTCCTAGCACCGCTCACGGTGGGGTCCGCCGTCAACATCATCATCGCAGCCGTGGCGTACGCGATCGTCAAGCGCAGCAACATGATCTGACGAAGCATTCGGCCACAAAACGAAATACGTAACGGCGACAAGCACGATGCAATTAGCGGTACTCGAACTAGCGGTATTCGTAGGTGACAAGAAGTCATGCCAGAATCAAGTCCGCGTGAATTCGAAATGTCTCAGATAGAGCGAGAGCTGGCAGAACTGGCAGGGTTCGCCGGGGCAGGCCCGAGAGACATCGACCTGCCCCCGGATTCTTCGCCCGAAGCGGCAGGAACGATCCTTCGGCACCGCGTCGCGAAGTGTCGCGACCTGACGCTGGTTCGGCTTGCAGGTCCTTATTACATGGTGATCGCGTGCGACTCGGACGGCGGGATAGGCCCGAAACCGCACGACACGGTGAAGGTACCGGGCTACCTCGTCGGGCGGTTCGCGGCGCGCGTGCCACTCATGGAGATGCTCGCCAGCGGCGCGCGCCCGCTGGTGATTGTGGATGCCCTGAGCGTAGAATTGGAGCCTACAGGCAGGGAGATCATCGGAGGCGTGAGGTTCGAAGCTAGTCTTGCAGGAATCGAAGGCGATGGAGCGGTCACCGGTAGCACAGAAGACAACGTGCCCACGGTCGCAACAGGCGTCGGGGTTACGGTCATAGGACTTGCCGAGGAGCGCCGCTTGAGGCCAGGCACTGGTCTCCCAGGCGACATCGTCGCAGCTGTCGGGATCCCTAAGAGTGCACCCGGAGATGCCGTGACGGTCGATGATCCTGAGATCGCAGACGTCCCCACAGTGATGAAGTTGGCACGCTTGGCGCAGGTTCACGACATCCTGCCTGTCGGCTCCAAGGGAATTGAGTATGAGGCGCGCCAGATGGCGGCATCGGCCGGCCTTTCCTTGGTCATGACCCCAGACCCCGGCCTGAATACAAAGAAATCCGCGGGTCCCTCCACGTGCGTCCTGGTATCAGTCGCCGCCAGCCGTGGCGGGTACGCGCAGATGAATACGGACATGGATACGGACGCGCACGCGGAGGCGGAAGCGGAGGCAGAGGCAGAAGAGGCGGACGCGGAACGCGCGGCGCTCCGTGAGATCGCCCGGGCGGTGGGGAAGCCCGTGGCCCTTGTCGGCCGTCTCGTTCGTACCTGACCGCGCGTGAGCGTCCCTGAGTGCACACGAGTGTGCCGTCGTGCTCCAAGGTGCGTCTCAGTACGGCACAGCGCGCGCCAGAGCGCCGGCGGCAAGGCGGCAGGGCCGACGCGCCGACGGCATCCGAGGGCTCGGCGGGCCCGGCCCGGGGAATCCACCCGGCCTCCACGCAAACTCACACCAGGCTGGGCTTGCCCGGGGCGTAGCACGGCAGGTCGCCGCCCAACACGAGGATTGGGGAGTGTATTGCAGCACATGCCAGAAGCAACGATCACGCAAAGCTCAGGGTCAGGGATCGTCCAGGTCGAATCCCTTTCGTACAAGTATCCGAAGGGCAAGGCCCCTACTCTCAAGGGCATAACTTACGGAATCGATTCCCCGCGCTTCGTCGCCATCATGGGCCCGACAGGCGCGGGCAAGACCACGTTCGCCATGACGCTGAACGGCCTGGTCCCCCAGCTCTTTGAGGGCGACATGTCAGGCCGCGTCGCGGTAATGGGCATGGACACGCAGAGATTCCGCATCCAGACGCTGGTCTCAAAGATCGGGCTCGTTATGCAAGACCCCGAGACACAGATCTTCGGTATCACGGTACGAGAGGATGTGGCCTTTGGCCCAGGCAACATGGGGCTTCCTCCCGCCGAGATCGAAGCGCGGATAGCTGAGTCTCTCGGCGCTGTCCGCCTCGCCGGGTACGAGGGCCGATTCACGAGCGAGCTCTCGGGAGGCGAGAAGCAAAGGCTCGCGATAGCCGGGGTGCTTGCGATGCGTCCGCAAGTGCTCGTGCTGGACGAGCCCACGTCAGAGCTTGACCCGCTGGGTCGGGACGAGATCTACGCAGCCGTCGACCGGCTGCGCCGCGAGCGACACCTTACCATCCTAGCGGTGGAGCACTCCAGCGAGGATATAGCCGAACGTGCGGACGAGGTAATCGTCATTA
Proteins encoded in this window:
- a CDS encoding selenophosphate synthase codes for the protein MPESSPREFEMSQIERELAELAGFAGAGPRDIDLPPDSSPEAAGTILRHRVAKCRDLTLVRLAGPYYMVIACDSDGGIGPKPHDTVKVPGYLVGRFAARVPLMEMLASGARPLVIVDALSVELEPTGREIIGGVRFEASLAGIEGDGAVTGSTEDNVPTVATGVGVTVIGLAEERRLRPGTGLPGDIVAAVGIPKSAPGDAVTVDDPEIADVPTVMKLARLAQVHDILPVGSKGIEYEARQMAASAGLSLVMTPDPGLNTKKSAGPSTCVLVSVAASRGGYAQMNTDMDTDAHAEAEAEAEAEEADAERAALREIARAVGKPVALVGRLVRT
- a CDS encoding AarF/ABC1/UbiB kinase family protein, producing MGILRSYAHLVRYREIARVAARYGFGFLADLVGQAAGFAFPRQRLEPARPGVYRLSRWGRVRCALEELGPTFVKIGQILSTRPDIVPPALAAELEKLQDQATPFSFSKVESVVASELGAVPDEVFSTFDPEPIAAASLGQVHTARLRTGEEVVVKVQRPGVERVVRTDIEILREVASVATRRSRLGRVYDLVEIVDELAATLFQELDYTAEAANADRLARALSTDPRIVIPRLYWEYTTRRVLTMERIHGTRLTELGAAKHAAKPGADTEAAEAAGPPEAARTGPKTAGAPRRAGEPQLDTRAISRALANTILEQILVHGVFHADLHPGNVVALPDARIALLDFGMVGVVPDDLKEQFGGFLLAVAARSPARLVAVLLKLGLAPAGVDTGSLTRDVDALLRRYYGVPVSQLSVAELTKDVLDVCARHHIRVRRDFALVLKALTAVEGTVRYIDPSFNLVEAAEPFAKRLVRERMKPASVLKTLGKAGADYAEFLAHLPTRLDRVLDLAASGQLKVKWELEGARRVFKELTLLVNRLALSVVLASIIVSTALIAQSAPAVLIWRFPLAEASFVLALVFGVWLVVSILRSRRF
- a CDS encoding GntR family transcriptional regulator, with translation MVHPGIDRAKPVPLYHQLKESLRERIEAGEWSPGSQIPTEKELAAEYGVSQITVRQALARLVTEGLVERCQGRGTFVSQPSLVQDILDLGGFSAGFASAGVGIETRLLGAGIVPASEGVAKHLKLNQGSPVIEVRRLRLTGNGVPISLQTSYMPSDLCRPVLERDLARESLFTLLTDVCGLELARAEEVLSAVAVDEYEAKILLVAPGSPAFLVRRTTFDKNGTPVEFVKSVLRGDRCKFTATLTPRANGRASGMRVETGMSASPAERGEQTIGIKTQVS
- a CDS encoding ECF transporter S component, with amino-acid sequence MGTNPKVEGDLRKTYWTPRRVARMAIFVALSAVGSIIKIPSPTGTVALDSCPGYFSAVSFGWLEGGIVAAIGHIFTAATTGFPLSVPVHILVAVEMAVFAAAFWWINKRLGIIPAIIAATFLNGVVAAFVMVPIGGMGLAVGLLAPLTVGSAVNIIIAAVAYAIVKRSNMI
- a CDS encoding ATP-binding protein gives rise to the protein MIDELGYLTMDSLGATLSFRLVSARYTRGSIILTSNKRTLAV